In Burkholderia sp. WP9, a genomic segment contains:
- a CDS encoding ABC transporter substrate-binding protein, with protein sequence MRYFRLLKTFVAVATLSLAAAHAYADKPAVIRIGVAQQGTGDPPSFGGSPAATVQLQQSLEKEFAADGIKVEWLFFKGAGPAVNEAIADKSLDFAFQGDLPAVLARANGLKTHLLLASGVRTGIKVAVPADSDVHSLKDLKGRRVSIFRGTNLQLVADNALAANQLSERDLRVINLDTASSLAALASKGIDASVNDYHVYKLRDQGLAKVVYESQNDGPQFTRQSHLLVLDDFDHAHPDVVQRVVNVFVKGAQWSSDEGNRDALFKLWAKSGVPYSSWQAEFANQSLKDRNSPLIDPFIVARYKAVADDALKLKLIRQPVEVDGWFETKYLDNALRTQNLDHYWTRYDAAGKPLG encoded by the coding sequence ATGCGCTATTTCCGTTTGCTGAAGACTTTCGTCGCGGTGGCGACACTCTCGCTTGCCGCGGCTCACGCCTACGCCGACAAACCGGCTGTGATCCGCATCGGCGTCGCGCAACAAGGCACCGGCGACCCGCCCTCTTTTGGCGGCTCGCCGGCGGCGACCGTGCAATTGCAGCAGTCGCTCGAAAAGGAATTCGCCGCCGACGGCATCAAGGTCGAATGGCTGTTCTTCAAGGGCGCGGGCCCGGCGGTCAACGAAGCGATCGCCGACAAGTCGCTCGACTTCGCCTTCCAGGGCGATCTGCCCGCTGTGCTCGCCCGCGCCAATGGCCTGAAAACGCACCTGCTGCTCGCCTCGGGCGTACGCACCGGCATCAAGGTCGCCGTGCCCGCGGATTCGGATGTGCACTCGCTCAAGGACCTCAAAGGCCGGCGCGTGTCGATCTTTCGCGGCACCAATCTGCAACTCGTCGCCGACAACGCGCTCGCCGCCAATCAGTTGAGCGAACGCGATCTGCGCGTGATCAATCTCGATACCGCGAGTTCGCTCGCGGCGCTGGCGTCCAAGGGTATCGACGCGTCCGTCAACGATTACCACGTGTACAAGCTGCGTGACCAGGGACTCGCGAAGGTCGTCTACGAATCGCAGAACGACGGTCCGCAGTTCACGCGTCAGTCTCATCTGCTGGTGCTCGACGACTTCGATCACGCGCATCCGGATGTCGTGCAGCGCGTCGTCAATGTGTTCGTGAAAGGAGCGCAATGGTCCTCCGACGAAGGCAACCGCGATGCGCTCTTCAAACTCTGGGCCAAGAGCGGCGTGCCTTACTCGTCATGGCAGGCCGAGTTCGCGAATCAAAGCCTGAAGGATCGCAATTCGCCGCTGATCGATCCGTTCATCGTGGCGCGCTACAAAGCCGTGGCCGACGACGCGTTGAAACTCAAGCTGATTCGTCAGCCGGTCGAAGTGGACGGCTGGTTCGAAACGAAGTATCTCGACAACGCGCTGCGCACGCAAAACCTCGACCACTACTGGACGCGTTACGACGCCGCGGGCAAACCGCTCGGCTAA
- a CDS encoding ABC transporter ATP-binding protein, translated as MTSSTLSDSIDILHVSKRYAQQGGAPLAVLDDISLRVRAGEFVSVLGSSGCGKSTLLRLIAGLDTDYSGDIVVAGDKVRDTSLERGIVFQDHRLFPWLTASQNILAALRNAPLSAAEKREAVAEHIALVGLKGFEHAYPHQLSGGMAQRVAIARGLVNRPRVLLLDEPFGALDALTRGRLQNELQRIWEHERITMILVTHDVDEALYLGDRVVTMAPRPGRIKRIVDVALPRPRERHDPRFIRLRDEVLADFAGPDRARHEPHTDDTPQDGTRIPVASPPITEWRLAW; from the coding sequence ATGACATCTTCCACGCTCTCCGACAGCATCGACATTCTCCACGTCAGCAAACGCTACGCGCAGCAAGGCGGCGCACCGCTCGCCGTGCTCGACGACATCAGCCTGCGGGTGCGCGCCGGCGAGTTCGTCAGCGTGCTCGGTTCGAGCGGCTGCGGTAAATCCACGCTGCTGCGGCTGATCGCCGGACTGGACACCGACTATAGCGGCGACATCGTGGTCGCGGGCGACAAGGTGCGCGACACATCGCTCGAACGAGGCATCGTGTTCCAGGATCACCGCTTGTTTCCGTGGCTCACGGCTTCGCAAAACATTCTCGCCGCGCTGCGCAATGCACCGCTTTCCGCAGCGGAAAAACGCGAAGCCGTGGCGGAACATATCGCGCTAGTCGGGCTCAAGGGTTTTGAACATGCCTACCCGCACCAACTGTCGGGTGGCATGGCGCAGCGCGTGGCGATTGCGCGCGGCCTCGTCAATCGCCCGCGCGTGCTGCTGCTCGACGAGCCATTCGGCGCACTCGACGCGCTGACGCGCGGCCGTTTGCAAAACGAGTTGCAGCGCATCTGGGAACACGAACGCATCACGATGATCCTCGTCACGCACGATGTCGATGAAGCGCTTTACCTCGGCGATCGCGTCGTCACGATGGCACCGCGCCCCGGCCGTATCAAGCGGATCGTGGACGTGGCCTTGCCGCGTCCGCGCGAGCGCCATGACCCGCGCTTCATCCGCTTGCGCGACGAAGTGCTGGCCGACTTCGCCGGGCCTGACCGCGCGCGGCACGAACCCCATACGGACGATACGCCGCAAGACGGCACGCGCATTCCGGTAGCAAGTCCCCCGATCACCGAATGGCGGCTCGCGTGGTGA
- a CDS encoding ABC transporter substrate-binding protein, whose protein sequence is MNPFDEAPPNPARRAWLRKTAWSAGAAALGGAVLMPGPLTFAQTPQAPLKPLKLSWNAGAICTAPVAVAVKQGFFERHGLQVELVNFSGSTDQLLEAIATGKSDAGVGMALRWIKPLEQGFDVKLTAGIHGGCMRLLATRASGIVDLGGLKGRTIGVSDMASPTRNFFAIVLKKIGVDPERDVNWRQYPANLLGEALKKGEVQAIADGDPTIWSIRESDHLYEVSNNLCGEYQTRSCCVLGVRGSLVRKDRATAQALTQALLEATEWTANHPDDAAAIFSVYTPSANVGQLSAMLKSHTDRHHPVGDAFRKEISLYADDLKAVGVLNSGTDSNRLADRVFSNVLA, encoded by the coding sequence ATGAATCCCTTCGATGAAGCTCCGCCAAACCCGGCTCGCCGCGCATGGCTGCGCAAGACGGCGTGGAGCGCGGGCGCCGCGGCGTTAGGCGGTGCGGTGCTGATGCCTGGCCCGCTGACCTTCGCGCAAACGCCGCAGGCTCCGCTCAAGCCGCTCAAGCTTTCGTGGAATGCGGGCGCGATCTGCACCGCGCCCGTCGCCGTAGCGGTGAAGCAGGGCTTTTTCGAGCGTCACGGCTTGCAGGTCGAGCTGGTGAATTTTTCCGGCTCGACCGATCAGTTGCTGGAGGCGATCGCGACCGGTAAGTCCGACGCGGGCGTCGGCATGGCGTTGCGCTGGATCAAGCCGCTGGAGCAGGGCTTCGACGTGAAACTGACCGCCGGGATTCACGGCGGCTGCATGCGTTTGCTGGCGACGCGGGCGTCGGGCATTGTCGATTTGGGCGGACTGAAGGGCCGCACGATCGGCGTCAGCGATATGGCGAGTCCGACCAGGAATTTCTTCGCCATCGTGTTGAAGAAAATCGGCGTGGATCCGGAGCGTGACGTGAACTGGCGGCAGTATCCGGCGAATCTGCTGGGCGAGGCGTTGAAAAAGGGCGAAGTGCAGGCTATCGCGGATGGCGACCCGACCATCTGGTCGATCCGCGAGTCCGATCACCTTTATGAAGTGTCGAACAATCTGTGCGGCGAATACCAGACGCGTTCGTGCTGCGTGCTCGGCGTGCGCGGTTCGCTGGTGCGCAAGGATCGCGCGACCGCGCAGGCGTTGACCCAGGCGCTGCTGGAAGCCACCGAGTGGACCGCGAATCATCCGGACGATGCCGCCGCGATCTTCTCGGTCTACACGCCATCCGCGAACGTGGGTCAACTGAGCGCGATGCTCAAGAGCCACACCGATCGTCATCATCCGGTCGGCGATGCGTTCAGGAAAGAAATCTCGCTTTATGCCGACGACCTGAAAGCGGTCGGCGTGCTCAACAGCGGCACCGATTCGAATCGCCTCGCGGACCGGGTGTTCTCGAATGTGCTGGCTTAG
- a CDS encoding LLM class flavin-dependent oxidoreductase, which translates to MSGDKQPKRQIRLGAFLMETGHHIAAWRHPDAHAGGGLDFAHYAELAQIAERAKFDAIFFADSVSVRDTNLPSLSRTARADHFEPLTLLSALSVVTRHIGLIATVSTTFNEPYNLARKFASLDHLSGGRSGWNLVTSSTESEALNFSFDRHPEHAVRYERAREFYDVVAGLWDSWEDDAFIRDKNSGVYFDPDKLHVLGHAGKHFKVRGPLNVARSPQGWPVVVQAGASEAGRELAAQTAEVIFVAHQTLDEAQSFYRDVKGRLAKYGRAPDHLKIMPGIFPVVGRTQEEAEAKFAALQDLIHPTVGLSLLSNMSGGVDLSQYPVDGPLPELPETNGGKSRQRLLFDLARRENLTIRDLYLRIAGARGHQQVVGTPQSIADQLQQWFEEEGADGFNIMSPWLPGGLTEFAELVVPELQRRGLFRTEYEAGTLRGNLGLPRPANRYASATQQVAAAAGR; encoded by the coding sequence ATGAGCGGCGACAAACAGCCGAAGCGGCAGATCAGACTGGGCGCCTTCCTGATGGAGACGGGCCACCACATCGCCGCGTGGCGGCATCCCGATGCGCATGCGGGTGGCGGACTGGACTTCGCGCACTACGCGGAGCTCGCGCAGATCGCCGAGCGCGCCAAATTCGACGCGATTTTTTTCGCCGACAGCGTGAGCGTGCGCGATACCAATCTGCCCTCGCTATCGCGCACCGCGCGCGCCGATCACTTCGAACCGCTCACCTTGCTGTCGGCGCTTTCGGTCGTGACGAGACATATCGGCCTGATCGCGACGGTGTCCACCACGTTCAACGAACCGTATAACCTCGCGCGCAAATTCGCGTCGCTCGATCATCTGAGCGGCGGCCGCTCGGGCTGGAACCTGGTGACGTCGAGCACGGAATCGGAGGCGCTCAATTTCAGTTTCGATCGGCATCCGGAGCACGCAGTCCGCTACGAGCGCGCGAGAGAGTTCTACGACGTGGTGGCGGGCCTATGGGATAGCTGGGAAGACGACGCGTTTATCCGCGACAAGAACAGCGGCGTCTATTTCGATCCGGACAAGCTGCACGTGCTCGGCCACGCGGGCAAGCACTTCAAGGTGCGCGGGCCGCTGAACGTGGCGCGTTCGCCGCAGGGTTGGCCGGTCGTCGTGCAGGCGGGCGCGTCCGAGGCCGGGCGTGAACTCGCGGCGCAAACCGCCGAGGTGATCTTCGTCGCGCATCAAACGCTCGACGAAGCGCAGTCGTTCTATCGCGACGTCAAAGGGCGTCTGGCGAAATACGGGCGCGCGCCGGACCATCTGAAGATCATGCCCGGCATTTTCCCGGTGGTCGGCCGCACCCAGGAGGAAGCCGAAGCGAAGTTCGCCGCGCTCCAGGACCTGATTCATCCGACCGTGGGCCTGTCGCTGCTGTCGAATATGTCCGGCGGCGTCGACCTCTCCCAATACCCCGTGGACGGACCACTGCCCGAACTGCCGGAAACCAACGGCGGCAAGAGCCGTCAACGCCTGCTATTCGATCTCGCGCGGCGCGAAAACCTGACGATCCGCGATCTGTATCTGCGCATTGCCGGTGCGCGCGGCCATCAGCAGGTGGTCGGCACGCCGCAAAGCATCGCGGACCAGTTGCAGCAGTGGTTCGAGGAAGAAGGCGCGGACGGTTTCAACATCATGTCCCCCTGGTTGCCAGGCGGACTGACGGAATTCGCGGAACTGGTGGTGCCCGAGTTGCAACGGCGTGGGCTGTTTCGCACGGAATACGAGGCAGGCACGCTGCGCGGCAATCTCGGGCTGCCGCGCCCCGCGAACCGATACGCCAGTGCCACGCAGCAGGTCGCGGCCGCAGCCGGCCGATAA
- a CDS encoding ABC transporter ATP-binding protein — MVAVPEVLNQPAAAAPVRDGARIDVRHVSHRFALRGAALPVLQDVSFAVEPGEFVALLGPSGCGKSTLLRLVAGLDAPTQGSVQANGAAITGPDPSRVVVFQDPTLYPWRTVRGNVGVGPQAQRRGFARRGGSQDARVRQRIDAALELVGLTEFAEAFPHQLSGGMAQRVALARALVNDPALLVLDEPFGKLDSLTRIRMQNELARLWQDARFSVLLVTHDVEEALLLANRVIVFSERPARVIAEVRNDAPYPRHRDDPKLVALRREVLAQLGLDT, encoded by the coding sequence ATGGTAGCCGTACCCGAGGTATTGAATCAGCCGGCCGCCGCGGCGCCGGTTCGTGACGGCGCGCGCATCGACGTGCGTCACGTCAGCCATCGATTCGCGCTGCGCGGCGCCGCGTTGCCGGTATTGCAGGACGTGAGTTTCGCCGTCGAACCGGGCGAGTTCGTCGCGCTGCTCGGACCGAGCGGTTGCGGCAAGTCCACCTTGCTGCGGCTGGTCGCCGGGCTCGATGCGCCGACCCAGGGCAGCGTGCAGGCAAATGGCGCTGCGATCACCGGGCCCGATCCGTCGCGTGTGGTGGTGTTCCAGGATCCGACCTTGTACCCGTGGCGCACGGTGCGCGGCAACGTCGGCGTCGGTCCGCAGGCGCAGCGCAGAGGCTTTGCCCGGCGCGGCGGTTCGCAGGACGCGCGGGTGCGGCAACGCATCGATGCCGCGCTGGAGCTGGTCGGCCTGACTGAATTCGCCGAGGCGTTTCCGCATCAGTTGTCGGGCGGCATGGCGCAGCGTGTGGCGCTGGCCCGCGCGCTCGTCAACGATCCGGCGCTGCTGGTGCTGGACGAGCCGTTCGGCAAGCTCGATTCGCTGACGCGCATCCGCATGCAGAACGAACTCGCGCGCCTCTGGCAGGACGCGCGCTTCTCCGTTCTGCTGGTGACGCACGACGTGGAAGAAGCGCTGTTGCTGGCGAACCGGGTGATCGTCTTTAGCGAGCGGCCGGCGCGGGTGATCGCCGAGGTGCGCAACGACGCGCCGTATCCGCGCCATCGCGACGACCCGAAACTGGTCGCGTTGCGCCGCGAGGTGCTTGCCCAGCTCGGTCTGGATACCTGA
- a CDS encoding TauD/TfdA family dioxygenase: protein MSAAAVQEVQSIQVTPLSAHIGAEIHAVDLTQKLDARQIAEIRAALLKWRVVFFREQFLTHEQHVAFSAQFGELTLGHPVFGHVEGHPEVYSISKYRKATRFEGQTLQRPWTGWHTDVTAAVNPPWASILRGVTIPPYGGDTQWTNLVAAYQKLSAPLRSFVDGLRGVHRFTPPAGASGTQAFIQAVEQRALVTEHPLVRVHPETGERALYVSPSFLKSIVGVSPRESQVLLELLWEHVTRPEFTVRFKWEAGSVAFWDNRATAHLAPTDIFDLDFDRQLYRTTLVGDVPIGPDGARSVAIEGSPVSAAAAVALN from the coding sequence ATGAGTGCAGCCGCAGTGCAGGAAGTACAGTCGATTCAGGTCACGCCGCTGTCCGCGCATATCGGCGCGGAGATTCACGCTGTCGATCTCACGCAGAAGCTGGATGCGCGCCAGATCGCGGAGATTCGCGCGGCGCTTCTGAAGTGGCGCGTCGTGTTCTTTCGCGAGCAGTTCCTGACGCACGAGCAGCATGTTGCGTTCTCCGCGCAATTCGGCGAACTGACCTTGGGACATCCGGTGTTCGGCCACGTGGAGGGGCATCCGGAGGTCTATTCGATTTCGAAGTACCGCAAGGCCACGCGTTTCGAAGGGCAGACCCTGCAACGCCCCTGGACGGGCTGGCACACGGATGTCACGGCCGCGGTCAATCCGCCGTGGGCGTCGATCCTGCGCGGCGTGACGATTCCCCCTTACGGCGGCGACACGCAGTGGACCAACCTGGTCGCCGCCTATCAGAAGCTATCTGCGCCGCTGCGTTCTTTCGTCGACGGACTGCGTGGCGTTCACCGGTTCACGCCGCCGGCCGGCGCGAGCGGAACGCAAGCGTTCATCCAGGCCGTCGAGCAACGCGCGCTCGTCACCGAACATCCGCTTGTCAGGGTTCATCCGGAAACGGGCGAGCGGGCGCTGTATGTCAGCCCGAGCTTCCTGAAATCCATAGTCGGCGTGAGCCCGCGCGAAAGCCAGGTGCTGCTCGAACTGCTGTGGGAACACGTGACGCGGCCGGAGTTCACCGTGCGCTTCAAATGGGAGGCCGGCAGCGTCGCGTTCTGGGACAACCGGGCAACGGCTCATCTCGCGCCCACGGATATCTTCGATCTCGACTTCGACCGGCAGCTGTATCGCACGACGCTGGTCGGCGACGTGCCTATCGGCCCGGACGGCGCGCGGTCGGTGGCGATCGAAGGTTCGCCGGTCAGCGCCGCCGCGGCCGTCGCCTTGAACTGA
- a CDS encoding ABC transporter permease, whose amino-acid sequence MTLALFKRFTLSPKSAGDTCDCAAPAASQRAARPRRPWLARFDWRGSVLPIVAIAIWWAVSEAHVVKSGLLVSPAQVLATAWQQIISGALLKALSASLAREASGFLIGTLGGLLLGSVLGFSRLATRMIGPSFDTFKQISLFAWIPLISVWFGLGDAAKVVFLSLAALLPVTAHTCDGIHAVPRAYIEVARAFRYSRWQLIRAVILPAALPSIFTGIYLALIYSWLATLGAEYLLVAGSGIGNTLIDGSEQFRMDLVLFGVIVVGITGWALNALARAVERAIFARRLQSAVR is encoded by the coding sequence ATGACTCTCGCCCTCTTCAAACGTTTCACCCTGTCGCCCAAGTCCGCCGGCGATACCTGCGACTGCGCCGCGCCCGCCGCTTCCCAGCGCGCCGCCCGGCCGCGCCGTCCGTGGCTGGCGCGCTTCGATTGGCGCGGGAGCGTCTTGCCCATCGTCGCGATTGCGATCTGGTGGGCCGTTTCGGAGGCGCACGTGGTGAAAAGCGGCCTGCTGGTCAGCCCCGCGCAGGTGCTTGCCACCGCATGGCAGCAGATCATCAGCGGCGCGCTGCTGAAGGCGCTCTCGGCCTCGCTCGCACGCGAAGCGAGCGGCTTTTTGATCGGCACGCTGGGCGGCCTGCTGCTCGGCAGCGTGCTCGGCTTCTCGCGGCTTGCCACACGCATGATCGGGCCGAGCTTCGACACCTTCAAGCAGATTTCGCTGTTCGCGTGGATTCCGCTGATCTCCGTGTGGTTCGGTCTGGGCGACGCGGCGAAAGTCGTGTTCCTCTCGCTCGCCGCGCTTCTGCCCGTCACCGCGCACACCTGCGACGGCATCCACGCCGTACCGCGCGCTTATATCGAAGTCGCGCGCGCCTTCCGTTACTCGCGCTGGCAACTCATTCGCGCCGTGATCCTGCCGGCCGCGCTGCCGTCGATCTTCACCGGCATCTATCTCGCGCTGATCTATTCATGGCTCGCCACGCTCGGCGCCGAATATCTGCTGGTGGCCGGCAGCGGCATCGGCAATACGCTGATCGACGGCAGCGAGCAGTTCCGCATGGATCTGGTGCTGTTCGGCGTGATCGTGGTCGGCATAACCGGCTGGGCATTGAACGCGCTGGCGCGGGCCGTGGAACGCGCGATCTTCGCGCGCCGGCTCCAGTCCGCCGTTCGATGA
- a CDS encoding ABC transporter permease subunit: protein MSTQFDSIATRGPDIDAESGDARGLTNRRALPRGVLIAWLAALAWLASAALTQWWPSLDDWPYTKTFIALKLVLAAFAAATALAGWRAPSGRKAATSTRIGAWLAAMPWLLALALGVSAWEAVTAQLEWLPRPFFAPPQALIGVYAEDYPRLGTSVVHSFGLLAYGYLLGAVAGFTIGVSIGWSQAVSYWVHPVLRLIGPLPATAWLPLAFFFFPSSFSASVFLIALATAFPVAVLTWSGVAGVNSAYYDIARTLGARPAFLILRVAIPAALPSVFVGLFMGLGASFSVLIVAEMMGVKAGLGWYLQWAQGWAAYSNMYAALLVMALMCSGLITLLFRVRDRLLAWQKGLLKW from the coding sequence ATGTCCACCCAGTTCGATTCGATTGCGACGCGAGGGCCTGATATCGACGCGGAGTCCGGCGATGCCAGGGGCCTCACAAACAGGCGCGCGCTCCCTCGCGGCGTGCTGATTGCATGGCTTGCCGCGCTCGCGTGGCTGGCCAGCGCGGCGCTGACCCAGTGGTGGCCGAGTCTCGACGATTGGCCGTACACGAAAACCTTCATTGCGCTCAAGCTGGTGCTCGCGGCATTCGCGGCTGCGACGGCGCTCGCGGGATGGCGCGCTCCGTCCGGGCGCAAGGCGGCAACCTCCACGCGTATCGGTGCATGGCTCGCGGCAATGCCGTGGCTGCTCGCGCTGGCGCTCGGCGTCAGCGCCTGGGAAGCCGTCACGGCACAGCTCGAATGGTTGCCGCGGCCGTTCTTCGCGCCGCCGCAAGCGTTGATCGGCGTCTATGCCGAAGACTATCCGCGGCTCGGCACGAGCGTCGTGCATTCGTTCGGCCTGCTTGCCTACGGTTATCTGCTCGGCGCGGTTGCGGGTTTCACGATCGGCGTGAGTATCGGCTGGTCGCAGGCCGTGAGTTATTGGGTGCATCCCGTTCTGCGGCTGATCGGCCCGTTGCCGGCCACTGCGTGGCTGCCGCTGGCGTTCTTCTTCTTTCCGTCGAGCTTTAGCGCAAGCGTGTTCCTGATCGCACTGGCGACAGCGTTTCCGGTCGCCGTGCTGACGTGGTCGGGCGTGGCCGGCGTCAATTCCGCGTACTACGACATTGCCCGCACGCTCGGCGCGAGGCCCGCGTTCCTGATCCTGCGCGTCGCGATTCCGGCCGCGTTGCCGTCGGTGTTCGTCGGGCTGTTCATGGGGCTCGGTGCATCGTTTTCGGTGCTGATCGTCGCGGAGATGATGGGCGTGAAAGCGGGGCTCGGCTGGTATCTGCAATGGGCGCAGGGCTGGGCGGCGTACTCGAATATGTATGCCGCGTTGCTGGTGATGGCGCTGATGTGCTCCGGTCTGATCACGCTGCTGTTCCGCGTGCGCGACCGCCTGCTGGCCTGGCAAAAAGGATTGCTCAAATGGTAG
- a CDS encoding MFS transporter has product MSTVAFPPAAADSQASADSAARPTVIRSAQDVSRIVNAGAAKGSNARIVIAIALGGVFLDAYDLTSLAYGIKDIARQFSLSPVQVGFVSSAITFGAILGALFGGYLTDRIGRYRVFMADMLFFVVAAIAAGLAPNAWVLGGARFLMGFGVGLDLPVAMAFLAEFSRVAGKGNKAASVAAWCPAWYAATSTCYLLILGLYAILPEHQLGWLWRLTLAFGAVPAIVIILVRSRYISESPVWAANQGNLEEAARILKRSYGVDAVVEAGAAPVNKPRAASWRNYGVLFNDTYRRRTILAAVIGSASSFGYNAIIFGLPVIITSFFHQGPLTTIIAALCLNLAFAFVGGLIGVRTAPTVGAWKMTVLGHSLQFASLIGLALIGKPGSGALVVVAILLLGGYLFGQGFGPGSHSMTYASLSYPTSLRGIGVGFNQTLVRSASTVSLFLFPVLAAAFGTKVFWLIAIAPLTSLLVLLVIRWEPSGYDIDGEDYAQPDPA; this is encoded by the coding sequence ATGTCCACTGTTGCTTTCCCACCCGCCGCCGCCGACTCGCAGGCAAGCGCCGATAGCGCCGCGCGGCCCACTGTCATTCGTAGCGCGCAAGACGTCTCGCGTATCGTCAATGCCGGCGCTGCCAAGGGCAGCAATGCACGCATCGTGATTGCGATCGCGCTCGGCGGCGTCTTTCTCGATGCTTACGACCTCACCTCGCTCGCATACGGGATCAAGGACATTGCGCGCCAGTTCTCGTTGTCGCCGGTGCAGGTGGGCTTCGTTTCATCGGCCATTACGTTCGGCGCGATTCTCGGTGCGCTGTTCGGCGGCTATCTGACTGACCGCATCGGCCGTTATCGTGTGTTCATGGCCGACATGCTGTTCTTCGTGGTCGCGGCGATTGCCGCGGGTCTCGCGCCGAATGCATGGGTGCTCGGCGGCGCGCGGTTTTTGATGGGTTTTGGCGTCGGCCTCGATTTACCGGTGGCGATGGCCTTTCTCGCGGAGTTCTCACGCGTGGCGGGCAAGGGCAACAAGGCAGCCAGCGTCGCGGCGTGGTGCCCCGCCTGGTATGCGGCCACGAGCACCTGCTATCTGCTGATTCTCGGGCTGTACGCGATTCTGCCGGAGCATCAGCTCGGCTGGCTGTGGCGTCTGACGCTGGCCTTCGGCGCGGTGCCCGCGATTGTGATCATTCTGGTGCGCAGCCGCTATATCAGCGAATCGCCGGTGTGGGCCGCGAATCAGGGCAATCTGGAAGAGGCGGCGCGGATTCTCAAGCGCTCGTATGGCGTGGACGCCGTGGTCGAAGCCGGCGCCGCGCCGGTGAACAAGCCGCGCGCCGCATCGTGGCGCAACTACGGCGTGCTCTTCAACGACACTTACCGGCGCCGCACGATTCTCGCCGCGGTGATCGGCAGTGCTTCCTCGTTTGGCTACAACGCAATCATCTTCGGCTTGCCGGTGATCATCACGAGCTTCTTTCACCAGGGCCCGCTCACCACGATCATCGCGGCGCTGTGCCTGAATCTGGCGTTTGCGTTCGTGGGCGGCCTGATCGGCGTGCGCACGGCGCCGACGGTCGGCGCCTGGAAAATGACGGTGCTCGGCCACTCGCTGCAGTTCGCTTCGCTCATCGGGCTCGCCCTGATCGGCAAGCCGGGCAGCGGCGCGCTCGTCGTGGTGGCGATCCTGCTGCTCGGCGGCTACCTGTTCGGACAGGGTTTCGGACCGGGCTCGCATTCGATGACGTATGCGTCGCTCAGCTATCCGACGTCCTTGCGCGGCATCGGTGTCGGCTTCAACCAGACGCTGGTGCGCAGCGCCTCGACCGTGTCGCTGTTTCTGTTCCCCGTGCTGGCCGCCGCGTTCGGCACCAAGGTGTTCTGGCTGATCGCGATTGCGCCGCTGACTTCGCTGCTCGTGCTGCTGGTGATTCGGTGGGAGCCGTCAGGCTATGACATCGACGGCGAGGATTACGCGCAGCCAGACCCCGCGTGA
- a CDS encoding ABC transporter permease has translation MSETVIHVERERLASANVPHASLLRDARLRAIAWRLAPWVLPALLLALWTVGCERGWIAPQILPPPERVFDTLVELARSGDLARNTLISLQRVLLGFGAGTLFGFALGAALGLSRRLEAYVLPSFNALVQIPVLGWLPFLLLLVGVGEPLKYILIAHAALVPVTLSTLQGFRQTPAALDEVARVFEYNGWQRIVYLVLPAAVPTLATGVRLAFTKAWLALVVVELVASSEGLGYLIVYGRQLFQLDLVMASVVMVGAIGYAVNRALDALEARLRRGQPSAFRE, from the coding sequence ATGAGCGAAACCGTAATCCACGTCGAACGTGAACGGCTTGCGTCAGCCAACGTGCCGCACGCGTCGCTATTGCGCGATGCGCGGCTGCGCGCAATAGCGTGGCGGCTCGCGCCCTGGGTGTTGCCCGCCCTGCTGCTCGCGCTCTGGACCGTGGGCTGCGAGCGCGGCTGGATCGCACCGCAAATCCTGCCGCCGCCCGAGCGTGTATTCGACACGCTCGTCGAACTTGCCCGCAGCGGCGACCTCGCGCGTAATACGCTGATCAGCCTGCAACGCGTGCTGCTGGGCTTTGGCGCGGGCACGCTGTTCGGTTTCGCGCTCGGCGCGGCGCTGGGTCTGTCGCGCAGGCTCGAGGCTTATGTGCTGCCGAGCTTCAATGCTTTGGTGCAGATTCCCGTGCTCGGCTGGCTGCCGTTCCTGCTGTTGCTGGTGGGTGTGGGCGAACCGCTCAAATACATTCTGATCGCGCATGCGGCGCTCGTGCCGGTCACGCTGAGCACGCTGCAAGGCTTCCGGCAAACGCCCGCCGCGCTCGATGAAGTCGCGCGGGTGTTCGAATACAACGGCTGGCAACGGATTGTCTATCTGGTTCTGCCCGCGGCCGTGCCGACCCTCGCCACGGGAGTGCGGCTCGCGTTCACCAAGGCATGGCTCGCGCTGGTGGTCGTCGAACTGGTGGCGTCTTCCGAAGGACTCGGCTATCTGATCGTCTATGGGCGGCAGCTTTTTCAGCTCGACCTGGTGATGGCGTCGGTGGTCATGGTGGGCGCGATTGGCTATGCGGTGAATCGGGCGCTGGACGCACTCGAAGCGCGTTTGCGGCGCGGACAGCCGTCGGCGTTCCGCGAGTGA